One stretch of Synechococcus sp. HK05 DNA includes these proteins:
- a CDS encoding MerR family transcriptional regulator, protein MAARSGLTVKTIRFYCDEGLIHPASRSDGGFRLFSPDVFDELTFIRTLRALEIPLPDVLKILESRRSGICTCTSLQSTIRSKAGEIEQKISALRAMHIELMDLLNDWQDCGGRKP, encoded by the coding sequence GTGGCGGCCCGATCAGGCCTCACGGTGAAAACCATCCGCTTCTACTGCGATGAGGGGCTGATCCATCCGGCCAGCCGCAGCGATGGCGGTTTTCGCTTGTTTAGCCCTGATGTATTCGACGAGCTCACGTTCATCCGAACGCTGCGGGCCTTGGAGATCCCCCTACCGGACGTCCTGAAAATTCTCGAGTCGCGCCGCTCGGGGATCTGCACCTGCACGTCGTTGCAGAGCACGATCCGCAGCAAGGCCGGTGAAATCGAACAGAAAATCAGCGCACTGCGGGCCATGCACATTGAGCTGATGGACTTACTCAACGACTGGCAAGACTGCGGCGGCAGGAAACCCTGA
- a CDS encoding alpha-keto acid decarboxylase family protein, translating to MSNPTVAHYTLSRLSQLGIDQIFGVPGDYAFSIDDAAEEVPGLSWVACANELNAAYAADGYARIRGAALLSTTYGVGELSAINGVMGSKAHRLPVFHLVGMPSERIQKQGLITHHNLGDAVYDRFQALSAEAACVSAVLTPDNCIDELERVIREALRQSRPAYLVISEVNGGQPVLGTPVQGQPLNAVKRQRSVPEELEAAVGTILARLEAAQCPVAVLTHLVSRYGVRDQALELIRKTNLPTALTPNDKGTIDESMPQYAGLYAGDWSSSDAVRDLVGDADLVLDIGGIVTTELNTGLWTGNYDPAKVVSIQDNFVRAGNKVFVNVAINDVLNALCERVTTRCGDHGLKQEAMPLVGAPTDATSSANFYPRLQRRLRSGDTLVIETGTCMTHLNRVLLPEGVSAEGQGLWGSIGWATPACLGVVMAKSSGHTWMVTGDGSHQLTLNEIAVMGRYGVKPRIFVLNNGLFGIEDVISERGHGYDDLAPVNYHLLPEAFGCRNWLSARVSTVAELDAVLDQIDTHDGAAYIEVMIPNEESQPLPQSTIDSGYKLSTPPIG from the coding sequence ATGTCGAATCCCACCGTCGCCCACTACACCCTCAGCCGCCTCTCCCAGCTGGGCATCGACCAGATCTTCGGCGTTCCCGGTGATTACGCCTTCTCGATCGACGATGCAGCCGAGGAGGTGCCCGGCCTGAGCTGGGTGGCCTGCGCCAATGAACTCAATGCCGCCTACGCCGCTGATGGCTACGCCCGCATCCGCGGGGCGGCGCTGCTCTCCACCACCTACGGCGTGGGTGAACTCTCCGCCATCAACGGCGTGATGGGCAGCAAGGCGCATCGCCTACCGGTGTTTCACCTGGTGGGTATGCCCAGTGAACGCATCCAGAAGCAGGGGCTGATCACCCACCACAACCTGGGCGATGCGGTCTACGACCGCTTCCAGGCGCTGTCTGCCGAAGCAGCCTGTGTGAGCGCCGTGCTGACACCCGACAACTGCATTGATGAGCTCGAGCGCGTGATTCGCGAGGCGCTGCGCCAGAGCAGGCCGGCCTACCTGGTGATCTCGGAGGTGAACGGGGGCCAGCCCGTGCTCGGCACGCCGGTGCAAGGCCAACCGCTTAACGCCGTGAAGCGGCAGCGCAGCGTGCCTGAAGAACTCGAAGCCGCCGTGGGCACGATCCTGGCCCGCCTGGAGGCAGCGCAGTGCCCTGTGGCCGTGCTCACCCACCTGGTGAGCCGCTACGGCGTGCGCGACCAGGCCCTGGAGCTGATCCGCAAAACCAATCTGCCCACCGCCCTCACCCCCAACGACAAGGGCACCATCGACGAATCCATGCCGCAGTACGCCGGGCTCTACGCCGGCGACTGGTCATCGTCGGACGCGGTGCGCGATCTGGTGGGCGATGCCGATCTGGTGCTCGACATCGGCGGCATCGTGACGACTGAGCTCAACACCGGCTTGTGGACGGGCAACTACGACCCCGCCAAGGTGGTGTCGATCCAGGACAACTTTGTGCGCGCCGGCAACAAGGTGTTCGTGAATGTGGCCATCAACGATGTGCTGAACGCCCTGTGCGAGCGGGTGACTACCCGCTGCGGCGACCACGGGCTGAAGCAGGAGGCGATGCCGCTGGTGGGAGCCCCCACCGATGCCACCAGTTCAGCCAACTTCTATCCGCGCCTGCAGCGCCGCCTGCGCTCCGGCGACACGCTGGTGATCGAAACCGGCACCTGCATGACCCATCTCAACCGGGTGCTGCTGCCGGAGGGCGTGAGCGCGGAAGGCCAGGGCCTCTGGGGATCGATCGGTTGGGCCACACCAGCCTGCTTGGGGGTGGTGATGGCGAAGAGCTCGGGCCACACCTGGATGGTGACCGGCGATGGCTCCCATCAGCTCACCCTCAACGAGATCGCGGTGATGGGTCGCTATGGGGTGAAGCCGCGCATTTTCGTGCTCAACAACGGCCTCTTCGGCATTGAGGATGTGATCAGCGAGCGCGGCCACGGCTACGACGATCTTGCGCCGGTGAACTACCACCTGCTGCCGGAAGCCTTCGGCTGCCGCAACTGGCTCAGCGCCCGGGTGAGCACCGTGGCGGAACTCGATGCGGTGCTCGATCAGATCGACACCCACGACGGCGCCGCCTACATCGAGGTGATGATCCCCAACGAAGAGAGCCAGCCCCTGCCGCAGAGCACGATCGACAGCGGCTACAAACTCAGCACACCTCCCATCGGCTGA
- a CDS encoding DUF305 domain-containing protein, with protein MRRALACLAVISLLAPAARAQQADHQHHHNHHHPMLEAPTTSSPKADHSAHSHDVGPAGSTYDLRWLDGMVQHHTGALRMSEFVFDIGVPGVGSLGKEIWRDQAQEIKAMGQWRKAWYPDAPVYPVVLVPGGNPDAMADLTRMSTAQIQAMQMMGSTPTRNNRVTWFLEGMIAHHGGALVMAHDALSKSSNPTIRRLARQIIVAQRREILELRRMLQHDGLNKPEYYQFDALFTL; from the coding sequence ATGCGCCGCGCCCTGGCCTGCCTAGCGGTGATCAGCCTGCTCGCCCCGGCAGCCCGCGCTCAGCAGGCTGATCATCAGCACCACCACAACCACCATCACCCGATGCTGGAGGCGCCCACCACCAGCTCACCCAAGGCCGATCACAGCGCCCACAGCCACGACGTTGGCCCTGCTGGCAGCACCTACGACCTGCGTTGGCTCGATGGAATGGTGCAGCACCACACGGGTGCCCTGCGCATGAGCGAATTTGTGTTCGATATCGGTGTGCCTGGGGTGGGATCCCTCGGCAAGGAGATCTGGCGCGATCAGGCTCAGGAGATCAAGGCGATGGGGCAGTGGCGCAAAGCCTGGTATCCCGATGCCCCGGTGTATCCGGTCGTTCTCGTGCCGGGTGGTAATCCCGATGCGATGGCTGATCTCACGCGCATGAGCACCGCTCAGATCCAGGCCATGCAGATGATGGGCTCCACCCCCACCCGCAACAACCGGGTGACGTGGTTTTTGGAGGGAATGATTGCTCACCACGGCGGTGCCTTGGTGATGGCCCACGATGCTCTGAGCAAGAGCAGCAATCCCACGATCCGGCGCCTGGCCCGCCAGATCATCGTGGCGCAGCGCCGAGAAATCCTTGAGCTGCGCCGCATGCTCCAGCACGACGGACTCAACAAACCGGAGTACTACCAGTTCGATGCTTTGTTCACGCTCTGA
- a CDS encoding MauE/DoxX family redox-associated membrane protein — MDLPEHPCPWGSRAVRLLEQQQIPFEDHRLTSTEAVEAFKATHGVATMPQVFAGDERIGGYSDLAARLGVRAESAEVSYAPVVAVFVTAGLMAAVLDAGLSGFMGIAISLLAMLKLMDVAAFATSFRKYDLLSQHWPGWARLYPGIELLVGLGVLQQPEASGAAPLVGAVALVLGAMGMVSVGKAVFVDHLALNCACVGGNSKTPLGVVSFAENLLMTGMGVVMLAGR, encoded by the coding sequence ATGGATCTTCCGGAGCACCCCTGCCCATGGGGCTCGCGCGCCGTACGGTTGCTCGAGCAGCAGCAGATTCCCTTTGAAGACCATCGCCTCACCAGCACGGAGGCGGTGGAGGCCTTCAAAGCAACCCATGGTGTGGCCACCATGCCGCAGGTGTTCGCCGGCGATGAGCGGATCGGTGGCTACAGCGATCTGGCCGCGCGGCTGGGGGTGCGCGCGGAATCCGCCGAGGTGTCGTATGCGCCGGTGGTGGCTGTGTTCGTCACCGCAGGTTTGATGGCCGCCGTGCTGGATGCGGGGCTCAGCGGCTTCATGGGGATCGCCATCAGCCTTTTGGCCATGCTCAAGCTGATGGATGTGGCCGCGTTCGCCACCAGCTTTCGCAAATACGACCTGCTCAGCCAGCACTGGCCAGGCTGGGCGCGTCTCTATCCCGGCATCGAACTCCTGGTGGGGCTTGGCGTGCTGCAACAACCCGAAGCCAGCGGTGCCGCCCCACTGGTGGGAGCGGTGGCTCTGGTGCTCGGCGCGATGGGGATGGTGTCCGTGGGGAAAGCGGTGTTTGTGGATCACCTGGCGCTGAACTGCGCCTGTGTGGGCGGCAACTCCAAAACGCCTTTGGGCGTGGTGAGCTTCGCCGAAAACCTGCTGATGACTGGGATGGGCGTGGTGATGCTCGCCGGCCGCTGA
- a CDS encoding DUF1499 domain-containing protein, which produces MTHLLLTLTLALFHFVGPVPADLGVHNGALSACPSPAHCARADWSVADPAAALAALVPVIEATPRTEVLEQGDGYLHATATSALFGFVDDLELYADSARGVLQARSVSRLGDSDLGVNAQRLTALRQQLP; this is translated from the coding sequence ATGACCCACCTGCTGCTCACGCTCACCCTGGCGCTGTTTCATTTCGTTGGACCGGTGCCGGCGGATCTGGGCGTGCACAACGGTGCTCTTTCTGCCTGCCCCAGCCCCGCCCATTGCGCCCGAGCCGATTGGTCGGTGGCGGATCCCGCGGCAGCCCTGGCGGCGCTGGTGCCGGTGATTGAGGCCACGCCGCGCACGGAGGTGCTGGAGCAGGGCGATGGCTACCTGCATGCCACCGCCACAAGTGCTCTGTTCGGCTTTGTGGATGATCTAGAGCTCTATGCCGATTCCGCTCGTGGTGTGCTGCAGGCGCGCTCGGTGTCGCGCCTCGGGGATTCCGATCTGGGCGTGAATGCGCAGCGGCTAACAGCACTGCGTCAGCAGCTTCCTTAA
- a CDS encoding aspartate carbamoyltransferase, with translation MALLSPEKRSDTAASLRFQPLGPDIYGATQPQALLSSIQEDGEALFDLSDQHVVSIRPFRAETLLQLFRLAAKFESNPNRYITHNLPLKGKILINAFYEPSTRTRLSFDSAWHRLGGDSINITDRSSTGIAKGESLSDVAHMFNNYGDCVVLRDNHAEAVYQMTESLRIPIINAGNGIDQHPTQAMADLFTLFKWRPQLASTTVPRSERVRIGIVGIPNRMRTVRSLLHILAKFPQIVETITIIYDPHTHASDQLFDPGQLEELREAGLNIQLSTNLHREIPELDVIYINAIAWVGDSYEVHGSSFRLTRDLPYKPDAIVLHPLARGPELSTCMDDTPHNWYFSQARGAVFLRMALLTCLVDRTDRVMDVI, from the coding sequence ATGGCCCTTCTTTCGCCCGAAAAGCGTTCTGACACCGCTGCATCACTGCGGTTTCAACCGCTGGGCCCCGACATCTACGGCGCCACACAACCCCAGGCCCTGCTGAGCAGCATCCAGGAAGACGGCGAAGCCTTATTCGACCTGAGCGATCAGCACGTGGTGTCGATCCGCCCCTTCCGGGCCGAAACCCTGCTGCAGCTGTTCCGCCTGGCGGCCAAGTTTGAGAGCAATCCGAATCGATACATCACCCATAATTTGCCGCTCAAAGGAAAAATCCTGATCAACGCCTTCTATGAGCCGAGCACCCGCACACGCCTGTCGTTCGATAGCGCATGGCACCGCCTCGGTGGCGACTCGATCAACATCACCGACCGCAGCAGCACAGGGATCGCCAAGGGGGAATCCCTGTCCGACGTCGCCCATATGTTCAACAACTACGGCGACTGCGTTGTGCTGCGCGATAACCACGCCGAAGCGGTCTACCAGATGACCGAATCACTCCGAATCCCCATCATCAACGCCGGCAACGGGATCGATCAACATCCCACCCAGGCGATGGCCGATCTCTTCACCCTGTTCAAGTGGAGACCGCAGCTCGCCAGCACCACGGTTCCCCGCTCCGAGCGCGTGCGGATCGGCATTGTGGGCATCCCGAATCGGATGCGCACGGTGCGATCGCTGCTGCACATCCTCGCGAAGTTTCCGCAGATCGTGGAAACCATCACCATCATTTACGACCCCCACACCCACGCCTCCGATCAACTCTTTGATCCAGGCCAGCTCGAGGAGCTCCGGGAAGCAGGGCTCAACATTCAACTCAGCACCAACCTGCACCGCGAGATCCCTGAGCTCGATGTGATCTATATCAATGCCATTGCCTGGGTTGGCGATAGCTATGAGGTGCATGGCAGCAGCTTCCGCCTCACCCGCGATCTCCCCTACAAGCCCGACGCGATCGTGCTGCACCCCTTGGCACGCGGCCCGGAATTGAGCACCTGCATGGACGACACACCGCACAACTGGTATTTCAGCCAGGCCCGCGGCGCTGTGTTCCTGCGCATGGCCCTGCTCACCTGCCTGGTGGACCGCACCGACCGCGTGATGGATGTGATCTGA
- a CDS encoding pyridoxamine 5'-phosphate oxidase family protein: protein MSLPPWRPLLRGARQREGRSPQARWLQLATLGGDGAPRVRTLVFRGWAGPAELDLLTDSRSGKASELIAEPRLELCWLLPKARSQFRLRGRRFELPPEEEQNAREQHWQQLNPGARALWGWPEPGAPFDASAAFPSELPEGTPLPACFTLLRIAVAQVELLELTGHPHQRRRWRAEQNWAEERLNP from the coding sequence ATGTCTCTCCCTCCCTGGCGGCCGTTGCTGCGCGGCGCCCGCCAGCGGGAGGGGAGATCCCCGCAAGCCCGCTGGCTGCAGCTGGCCACGCTGGGGGGCGATGGCGCGCCGCGGGTGCGCACGCTCGTGTTCCGCGGCTGGGCCGGACCCGCCGAGCTGGATCTGCTCACCGACAGCCGCAGCGGCAAAGCCAGCGAGCTGATCGCCGAACCCCGCCTTGAGCTCTGCTGGTTGCTGCCGAAGGCGCGCTCGCAGTTCCGGCTGCGGGGCCGCCGATTCGAGCTGCCGCCAGAGGAGGAGCAGAACGCCCGCGAGCAGCACTGGCAGCAGCTCAACCCCGGCGCCCGCGCCCTCTGGGGCTGGCCGGAGCCTGGTGCGCCATTCGATGCCAGCGCCGCCTTCCCGTCCGAGCTGCCGGAGGGCACACCCTTACCGGCGTGCTTCACCCTGCTGCGCATCGCCGTGGCCCAGGTAGAGCTGCTGGAGCTCACCGGACACCCCCACCAGCGCCGCCGCTGGCGCGCTGAGCAGAACTGGGCCGAGGAGCGGCTGAACCCCTGA
- a CDS encoding HPP family protein, with amino-acid sequence MVWRRVQAERERGRAYQPGFERHQVITAWMGALLAITALGLISTWSHYGLVVAPFGASTVLLFGHPESPLAQPRNIVLGNTLAAVVSVICVALLGNGAWVMGMAVGITIALGQLLRCLHPPAGAVALLGVLLQARPGFILVPVLSGSLLLMALAVLFHRLPGRSTPYPHHWL; translated from the coding sequence ATGGTCTGGCGGCGGGTGCAGGCCGAGCGGGAGCGCGGGCGCGCCTATCAGCCCGGCTTTGAGCGCCATCAGGTGATCACAGCGTGGATGGGTGCCCTGCTGGCGATCACGGCACTGGGGTTGATCAGCACCTGGAGCCACTACGGGCTGGTGGTGGCCCCGTTCGGCGCCTCCACCGTGCTCCTGTTCGGCCACCCCGAAAGCCCATTGGCCCAGCCGCGCAACATCGTGCTGGGCAACACGCTGGCCGCTGTGGTGAGCGTGATCTGCGTGGCCCTGCTCGGGAACGGAGCCTGGGTGATGGGGATGGCCGTGGGGATCACGATCGCCCTGGGGCAGCTGCTGCGCTGCCTGCATCCGCCGGCCGGAGCCGTGGCCCTGCTGGGCGTTCTGCTGCAGGCCAGGCCTGGCTTCATCCTGGTGCCGGTGCTGAGCGGATCATTGCTGCTGATGGCGCTGGCGGTGCTGTTCCATCGCCTGCCGGGCCGCAGCACTCCCTACCCGCACCACTGGCTGTGA
- a CDS encoding urea transporter, whose amino-acid sequence MLATTPLLSPGIAWALVVIFAVLWIALGVSWGRGGKGDADDYMLAGRNIGLALSTATLMASWVTGNTTLLAPEFGYRNGLWGMFSYALAGLGLILFAPLAIRIKRLMPHGRTSGDFIRLRYGRAAWWVFMLITAVYTLGFLITQAMGAGILLEALSGFDYRLGMVVVIGVSTVYTLYGGMRAVVGTDFIQSLLIMALLVVVAVLAFQRFPLEQVHSSLAASHPDRLNLLLPAGLLIAWNSALFSMGEVFHNNIWWSRVFSSRSSVVFNSFILGGLAWMTVPVVTGSIGLVALADNLALPQVNMVFPVMASQLLGAGGAALVFVVVFASLTSTLDSLLASTADLVAEDVIFKLLNPQLSDAQLRQATKLVVVALGLITLALSWPRLDSLASVLFFTGALVASTIWPVAYGLYWPQANRQAAIAAMLTGSAAGLIAYVQIAPYCAALISAAVSAVVMAVGTGLQPEHFQWRTLRGE is encoded by the coding sequence ATGCTGGCTACGACGCCCCTGCTCTCCCCCGGCATCGCCTGGGCGCTGGTGGTGATCTTCGCGGTGCTCTGGATCGCCCTCGGCGTGTCGTGGGGACGGGGCGGCAAGGGCGATGCCGACGATTACATGCTGGCGGGCCGCAACATCGGCTTAGCCCTGAGTACAGCCACCTTGATGGCCTCCTGGGTGACGGGCAACACCACCTTGCTCGCCCCGGAATTCGGCTACCGCAATGGCCTCTGGGGCATGTTCAGTTATGCCCTGGCCGGACTGGGCCTGATCCTGTTTGCGCCATTGGCGATCCGCATCAAACGGCTGATGCCCCATGGCCGCACCAGCGGTGACTTCATCCGCCTGCGTTACGGCCGTGCGGCCTGGTGGGTGTTCATGCTGATCACAGCGGTTTACACCCTGGGATTCCTGATCACCCAAGCCATGGGCGCCGGCATCCTGCTGGAAGCGCTATCGGGCTTTGATTACAGGCTCGGCATGGTGGTGGTGATCGGGGTCTCAACCGTTTACACGCTTTACGGCGGCATGCGTGCGGTTGTGGGAACCGATTTCATTCAGTCGCTGCTGATCATGGCGCTGCTGGTGGTGGTGGCCGTGCTGGCCTTCCAACGCTTCCCACTGGAGCAGGTGCACAGCAGCCTGGCGGCCAGCCACCCGGATCGGCTCAACCTGCTGTTGCCCGCCGGTTTGTTGATCGCCTGGAACTCAGCTCTCTTCTCGATGGGAGAGGTGTTTCACAACAACATCTGGTGGTCGCGGGTGTTCTCCAGCCGCAGCTCGGTGGTGTTCAACTCGTTCATCCTGGGCGGCCTGGCCTGGATGACCGTGCCCGTGGTGACCGGCTCCATCGGCCTGGTGGCCCTGGCTGACAACCTCGCACTGCCCCAGGTGAACATGGTGTTCCCGGTGATGGCCTCCCAGCTGCTGGGGGCCGGCGGCGCGGCACTGGTGTTTGTGGTGGTGTTCGCCTCGCTCACCTCCACGCTCGACTCCCTGCTCGCGTCCACAGCCGACCTGGTGGCTGAAGATGTGATCTTCAAGCTGCTCAATCCCCAGTTGAGCGATGCCCAGCTGCGCCAGGCCACCAAGCTCGTGGTGGTGGCGCTGGGCCTGATCACCCTGGCCCTCTCATGGCCGCGGCTGGATTCCCTGGCATCGGTGTTGTTCTTCACCGGCGCCCTGGTGGCCTCCACAATCTGGCCCGTGGCCTACGGCCTCTACTGGCCCCAAGCCAATCGGCAGGCCGCGATCGCCGCGATGCTCACTGGAAGCGCTGCGGGCCTGATCGCTTACGTGCAGATCGCGCCCTACTGCGCGGCCCTGATCTCCGCCGCGGTGTCTGCCGTGGTGATGGCCGTTGGCACAGGCCTTCAGCCCGAACACTTCCAATGGCGCACCCTGCGGGGAGAGTGA
- a CDS encoding DUF3721 domain-containing protein, producing MALFCALQLSSQALAHAKGLYKTQAEAEKRARELGCKGTHQNKGLWMPCAHEAALHQELRQE from the coding sequence GTGGCGCTGTTCTGCGCGCTGCAGCTGTCCAGTCAGGCTCTGGCCCACGCCAAGGGCCTCTACAAAACGCAAGCCGAAGCGGAGAAGCGGGCTAGAGAGCTCGGTTGCAAGGGAACGCATCAAAACAAGGGGCTATGGATGCCCTGCGCCCACGAAGCGGCGTTGCACCAGGAACTGCGCCAGGAGTAA
- a CDS encoding Nif11-like leader peptide family natural product precursor encodes MSLDQLKAFLARLQKDAALKSEVLAAATADDVAQIALKLGFEFSGDELLRASGKKFDRVTVHKNDIPGEYN; translated from the coding sequence ATGTCACTCGATCAACTGAAGGCCTTCCTGGCCCGCCTGCAAAAGGATGCAGCCTTGAAAAGCGAGGTGCTGGCGGCCGCCACGGCCGACGATGTTGCGCAGATCGCCCTGAAGCTGGGCTTTGAGTTCTCCGGCGATGAACTGCTGCGCGCGTCTGGGAAAAAGTTCGATCGCGTGACCGTTCACAAGAACGACATTCCGGGCGAATACAACTGA
- a CDS encoding peroxiredoxin-like family protein, whose translation MQAPAPLLQRLRQTPGLESGRRLVLLLTQLGDFDSMEYAQALVPALPQLEAAGIRTLAIAIGDGPGADRFCRYTGFPRQMLQVDAEPALHRELGLYEGLQTPGGPWPGLLLMCAGIGSPGTLAEVFRGYRGDRTAPQRIHSPLFRLAGGEGFQRPFELATVRLRNMNEVLGNWRTYVPSDSFITQRGGTFLIDTDDTLLYSHRDRGILGFSATMNRPLSFLDPFLPESA comes from the coding sequence ATGCAAGCGCCCGCCCCCCTGCTGCAGCGCCTACGGCAGACCCCAGGCCTGGAGAGCGGTCGCCGCCTGGTGCTGCTGCTCACGCAGCTGGGCGATTTCGATTCGATGGAGTACGCCCAGGCCCTGGTGCCAGCACTGCCGCAGCTGGAGGCCGCGGGGATCCGCACGCTGGCGATCGCCATCGGCGATGGGCCCGGCGCCGATCGCTTCTGCCGCTACACCGGTTTCCCGCGGCAGATGCTCCAGGTGGATGCCGAGCCCGCGCTGCACCGGGAACTAGGCCTCTACGAGGGTCTGCAGACACCGGGCGGCCCCTGGCCTGGGCTCTTGCTGATGTGTGCGGGCATCGGCTCGCCCGGCACGCTGGCGGAGGTGTTCCGCGGCTACCGGGGCGACCGCACGGCACCGCAGCGGATCCACAGCCCCCTGTTCCGCCTGGCCGGCGGCGAAGGGTTCCAGCGGCCGTTCGAGCTGGCCACGGTGCGGCTGCGCAACATGAACGAGGTGCTCGGTAACTGGCGCACCTACGTGCCGAGCGACAGCTTCATCACCCAACGGGGCGGCACCTTCCTGATCGACACCGACGACACCCTCCTCTACAGCCATCGCGACCGAGGAATCCTGGGCTTCTCGGCCACCATGAACCGACCGCTCAGCTTTCTCGACCCGTTCCTGCCGGAAAGCGCTTGA